The following proteins are encoded in a genomic region of Opitutus sp.:
- a CDS encoding type II toxin-antitoxin system Phd/YefM family antitoxin, with protein MANVVNVHEAKTQLSRLLSRVEAGEEIIIARAGHPFARLVPLAAHAPDEPRQPGRFKGMFGALPPAEALAPLPAECTGLMTSPTDPLNLA; from the coding sequence CTGGCCAACGTGGTCAATGTCCATGAGGCCAAGACCCAACTGTCCCGACTGCTCAGCCGGGTCGAGGCCGGCGAGGAAATCATCATTGCCCGCGCCGGGCACCCCTTCGCCCGGCTCGTACCGCTGGCGGCCCATGCGCCCGATGAACCGCGTCAACCGGGCCGCTTTAAAGGGATGTTCGGCGCGCTGCCCCCGGCTGAGGCATTGGCTCCGTTACCGGCTGAGTGCACCGGACTCATGACGAGCCCGACCGACCCCCTGAACTTG
- the cas7c gene encoding type I-C CRISPR-associated protein Cas7/Csd2 produces the protein MSSSILTNRHDFLLLFEVTNGNPNGDPDAGNMPRLDPNTNRGLVTDVCLKRKVRNFLELFPATRDSATDNGFNILIKQGAVIETEQKKGELAAAESLPKDASDSKKAEAAKNWLCREFFDVRTFGGVISTGDGVLKGSAFGQVRGPVQFTFGQSLHPITPLEVTITRCAVTKEEDAKKERTMGNKHIVPYGLYAAKGYVSPAFAEKTGFTQADLDVLFQALLSMFEHDRSAARGEMIVRGLYDFEHVGTQHANNADQNRREARLGCAHAHKLIEGVQVSLSDEAKASGKCFPESFADYSVVNTWTTDNLPKGVKLHLRHEGQDIAIGPRQS, from the coding sequence ATGAGCTCCAGCATCCTCACCAATCGTCACGATTTCCTCCTCCTGTTTGAAGTCACCAACGGCAACCCCAACGGCGACCCCGATGCCGGCAACATGCCGCGCCTCGACCCCAATACCAACCGCGGCCTCGTCACCGATGTCTGCCTCAAACGCAAAGTCCGCAACTTCCTCGAACTTTTTCCCGCCACCCGCGACAGCGCCACCGACAACGGCTTCAACATCCTGATCAAACAAGGAGCGGTCATCGAAACGGAGCAAAAGAAGGGGGAACTCGCCGCAGCCGAAAGCCTCCCCAAAGATGCCAGCGATTCCAAAAAAGCCGAAGCCGCCAAAAACTGGCTGTGCCGCGAGTTCTTCGACGTGCGCACTTTTGGCGGTGTCATCTCCACTGGCGACGGCGTGCTCAAAGGCTCTGCTTTTGGTCAGGTGCGTGGGCCCGTGCAATTCACCTTTGGCCAATCCCTGCACCCCATCACGCCGCTGGAGGTGACCATCACTCGCTGTGCGGTGACTAAAGAAGAGGACGCCAAAAAAGAGCGCACCATGGGCAACAAACACATCGTTCCCTACGGCCTTTATGCGGCCAAGGGCTATGTCTCCCCGGCTTTCGCCGAGAAAACCGGCTTCACCCAAGCCGACCTCGATGTTCTTTTCCAGGCGCTGCTCTCCATGTTTGAGCATGACCGCTCCGCCGCCCGTGGCGAAATGATCGTGCGCGGCCTCTACGATTTTGAACACGTCGGCACCCAACACGCCAATAACGCCGACCAAAATCGCCGCGAGGCCCGTCTCGGCTGCGCCCATGCCCATAAACTCATCGAAGGCGTCCAGGTTTCGCTTTCCGACGAGGCCAAAGCCTCGGGTAAATGCTTCCCCGAGTCCTTTGCCGACTATAGCGTGGTGAACACGTGGACGACCGACAACCTGCCCAAGGGCGTTAAACTCCACCTTCGCCACGAAGGGCAGGACATCGCCATCGGGCCGCGTCAAAGCTAG
- the cas8c gene encoding type I-C CRISPR-associated protein Cas8c/Csd1, translating to MLLKHLYDFAVSRNLLDDLAFSPKAVRWIIELDNNGNLLGAGPQATGDDKRGKEFSCPQTTRPKVAGGVSEFMADGLTAVFGLDADPDAPMPEAKRTGRDANNAAKRSDFWAQIEAAQLARPSSELSALLLFGRQLAARPPSFLRWGKATDGKSDKSAWWLTTASGSVARLGPENFTFRVNGELLVENESLRHFWRERHGNEVAAARSGFVTGRCLVTGMEDQKLAPTHNPKIQGVPNTQSFGAAIVSFDKPAFSSYGFDQSLNSPTSDEAATAYSVALNHLIGHTNHSIRIGQTCLCFWPAQTAVAQTPFAFLNRPDPKTVRDFVLAPFSGIEREIARRDRFYAVTLAGNSGRIVVRHWMDISLERAVENLHAWFKALEIELPARPAKKASKAVAKEKDYHPLSIYWLSCTTVREAKDLSPDIPAQLYRAALEGTAPSPSLLQPILNQLHSRLVRDDTYNLLYDESRFALIKLILNRNRTPDIMEIQPSLTADTEDAAYNCGRLLAILSDAQAKAHEFKLEGAGVAERYFGTAGVSPSSVLPLLIRLNRHHITKIRKSPRFGGHERFIQQQIEAVLTLFKPARAGLPPSFPRTLDLQAQGRFALGFYQQHAADAAARHANKKENPVTA from the coding sequence ATGCTGCTCAAACACCTCTACGACTTTGCGGTCTCGCGGAACCTGCTGGACGATCTGGCCTTTTCACCGAAGGCCGTGCGATGGATCATCGAACTAGACAATAACGGCAATCTCCTCGGCGCTGGACCACAAGCCACCGGCGATGACAAGCGGGGCAAGGAGTTTAGTTGCCCACAAACCACCCGCCCCAAGGTGGCCGGGGGCGTGTCCGAGTTTATGGCCGATGGACTTACAGCCGTGTTTGGCTTGGACGCCGATCCGGACGCGCCTATGCCCGAAGCGAAAAGAACGGGGCGCGATGCCAACAATGCGGCCAAGCGCAGTGATTTCTGGGCTCAAATTGAGGCAGCCCAACTAGCCCGGCCCTCGTCTGAGTTAAGCGCACTCCTCCTGTTCGGCCGACAACTCGCGGCCCGGCCCCCGAGCTTCCTTCGCTGGGGTAAAGCCACCGATGGTAAATCTGATAAGTCGGCTTGGTGGCTCACAACGGCCAGCGGCTCGGTTGCGCGGCTTGGTCCAGAAAACTTCACCTTCCGCGTTAATGGCGAGCTCTTGGTGGAAAATGAATCGCTCCGGCACTTTTGGCGGGAGCGTCACGGTAACGAAGTGGCTGCGGCGCGCAGCGGTTTTGTCACTGGGCGTTGCCTGGTTACCGGCATGGAGGACCAGAAACTTGCCCCGACCCATAACCCGAAAATTCAAGGGGTGCCCAACACCCAGTCATTCGGGGCCGCCATCGTCTCCTTTGATAAACCGGCTTTTTCATCCTACGGCTTCGATCAAAGCCTCAATTCACCGACATCCGATGAGGCGGCTACGGCGTATAGCGTCGCCCTGAATCACCTGATCGGACACACCAATCACTCAATTCGTATCGGCCAAACCTGCCTTTGTTTTTGGCCTGCGCAAACGGCGGTCGCCCAAACTCCCTTTGCATTCTTAAACCGGCCCGATCCCAAAACAGTGCGAGATTTCGTGCTCGCCCCCTTTTCCGGAATCGAGCGTGAAATCGCCCGTCGTGACCGCTTCTACGCCGTCACGCTGGCGGGTAACTCCGGCCGCATCGTCGTCCGCCACTGGATGGATATTAGCTTGGAGCGGGCGGTCGAAAATCTGCACGCCTGGTTTAAGGCGCTCGAAATCGAGCTGCCGGCCCGTCCCGCCAAGAAAGCATCCAAAGCGGTGGCCAAGGAAAAGGACTACCATCCGCTCTCCATTTACTGGCTTTCCTGCACTACGGTGCGCGAAGCCAAAGACCTCTCACCCGATATTCCTGCCCAGCTCTACCGCGCCGCCCTCGAAGGCACCGCGCCGTCTCCTTCGCTGCTCCAGCCCATCCTCAACCAGCTCCACTCCCGTCTCGTCCGCGACGACACCTACAACCTGCTCTACGACGAAAGCCGCTTCGCCCTGATTAAACTCATTCTCAATCGCAACCGCACCCCCGACATCATGGAAATTCAACCGTCACTTACCGCCGACACCGAGGACGCCGCTTACAACTGCGGCCGCCTCCTCGCCATCCTTTCCGACGCCCAAGCCAAAGCCCACGAGTTCAAGCTCGAAGGTGCCGGCGTGGCCGAACGCTACTTCGGCACCGCCGGCGTGTCGCCATCGAGCGTCCTGCCCCTGCTCATTCGGTTGAATCGACATCACATCACTAAAATCCGCAAGTCGCCCCGCTTCGGTGGCCACGAGCGGTTTATCCAGCAGCAGATCGAAGCCGTCCTGACCCTGTTCAAGCCGGCCCGCGCCGGTTTACCGCCCTCTTTCCCTCGCACCCTCGACCTCCAAGCCCAAGGCCGCTTCGCCCTCGGTTTTTACCAGCAACACGCCGCCGACGCGGCCGCCCGCCACGCAAACAAGAAAGAAAACCCCGTCACCGCCTAA
- the cas5c gene encoding type I-C CRISPR-associated protein Cas5, with protein MNTANLITLRIWGDFACFTRPEMKVERVSYPVLTPSAARGILEAVFWEPQMYYLIDSIRVVKRGRWISIRRNEVTRVISLDSAKTWMHSPDKVSPIHAGGGAEDGTQRNMLALQDVEYLITAEVRLTPLAQPPRDNLAKYLREIEGRARAGKCFHRPGLGMREFAADFDWEPDADAALARRTAELGPSAAPINEPLGLMLYDLFDHRARAAGFRWLTPDEEARQASDFDQTLLELKKGEQTKRRKEFGANRQRSTAAVIKPHPLFFQANLKNSRLDCHPDRVLGPIQGGN; from the coding sequence ATGAACACTGCCAATCTGATCACCCTCCGCATTTGGGGGGATTTCGCCTGCTTCACCCGCCCCGAGATGAAGGTGGAGCGCGTCAGCTACCCCGTGCTGACGCCTTCGGCCGCACGCGGCATTCTCGAAGCCGTCTTCTGGGAGCCGCAGATGTATTACCTGATCGACTCGATCCGCGTGGTGAAACGTGGCCGATGGATTTCCATTCGTCGCAACGAAGTCACCCGCGTGATCAGCTTGGACAGCGCAAAGACCTGGATGCACTCGCCGGATAAAGTCTCGCCCATTCACGCCGGCGGTGGCGCCGAGGATGGCACCCAGCGCAACATGCTCGCCCTGCAAGACGTCGAATACCTCATCACCGCCGAGGTGCGACTCACCCCCCTGGCCCAGCCCCCGCGCGACAACTTGGCCAAATACCTCCGCGAAATCGAAGGACGCGCCCGCGCAGGTAAATGCTTCCATCGCCCCGGTCTCGGCATGCGGGAGTTCGCCGCCGACTTCGACTGGGAGCCGGACGCCGACGCTGCACTCGCTCGCCGCACCGCCGAACTCGGGCCATCTGCCGCCCCGATTAACGAGCCCCTCGGCCTCATGCTCTACGACCTCTTCGATCACCGGGCCCGTGCCGCTGGTTTTCGCTGGTTGACGCCCGACGAAGAGGCCCGCCAAGCGAGCGACTTCGATCAAACCCTGCTTGAACTGAAAAAAGGCGAGCAGACCAAGCGCCGCAAAGAGTTCGGCGCTAACCGGCAGCGCTCCACCGCAGCGGTGATCAAACCCCATCCGCTTTTCTTCCAGGCCAACCTCAAAAACTCCCGCCTCGACTGCCACCCCGACCGCGTCCTCGGTCCCATCCAAGGAGGCAACTGA
- a CDS encoding CRISPR-associated endonuclease Cas3'', whose translation MSSPVSHPWSAASQRYYAHTAEDALGKRLPESSGKWQPLADHLRNVAELAATFAAPFGASDEARLAGLLHDLGKYRAEFQSYLCGERSSSAETQHAIFGAAWAAAEQNQIPCTALAIAGHHAGLHNQCDIEGLCCKRGLAIPETIPALITRIEKELGPLPVLPAPPPWVLAALAKGDAMAAEFYARLLFSCIVDADRLDSAYWPALPPADAPLEAAVLMAAVQAERTRKGSENPHSPLAPTRNRIFETAIDRAVLPTGFFSLTVPTGGGKTLASMAFALAHARQHGLRRIIVVIPYLSIIEQNAAEYRRIFGADVVLENHSGVTPADDASEEERSRLELVAENWDAPVIVTTSVQFIESLFAASPTRCRKLHRIPRSVVIFDEVQTLPAHLLAPTFNVLRELATNYGTSFVFCSATQPAFRRCASLPDGFLPTELREIAPDPDELFTQLRRVTYRLPAPGETVDWPALAARLSSTPQVLCVVNLTRHARELWEQLSLRLRELHGFDQQPEEAPIHLSSSMCAQQRLALIDRIRERLRSGQPCRVVSTQLIEAGVDVDFPEVWRALGPLDSIVQVAGRCNREGRRPTGNVHVFCPADHKQPPGVYRAASDQAALTLAALGDTATAAERLATSGDIFPGYFQSLYQVVNTDHAKPGEATIQEDRSYLRYRDVARKAHVIEDSGTPVIVAGDLRGGEWAAPLIEEIRTRILAPGQRRFERDDLRRLQRFMVNVRHHKFQLLLSRQLVRPLLPNLELYVLDTACYHPALGLLLDNLPPDDFTV comes from the coding sequence ATGAGTTCTCCTGTATCGCATCCTTGGTCCGCCGCATCCCAGCGCTACTACGCGCACACGGCGGAGGATGCGCTGGGGAAGCGGTTGCCGGAAAGCTCGGGTAAATGGCAGCCCTTGGCCGACCACCTGCGCAACGTCGCCGAACTGGCGGCCACCTTCGCCGCCCCGTTTGGGGCCAGCGACGAGGCCCGCCTCGCGGGTCTGTTGCATGATTTGGGGAAATATCGCGCAGAGTTTCAGTCCTACTTATGCGGTGAACGCTCCAGCAGCGCGGAAACACAGCATGCCATCTTCGGTGCTGCTTGGGCTGCCGCCGAACAGAATCAAATTCCCTGCACAGCACTGGCTATCGCGGGCCACCACGCGGGGCTACACAACCAGTGTGATATCGAGGGCCTGTGCTGCAAACGAGGTCTGGCTATTCCCGAGACGATACCCGCCCTCATCACCCGTATCGAAAAAGAACTCGGCCCGCTGCCCGTCCTGCCTGCACCACCACCCTGGGTGCTGGCGGCACTCGCCAAGGGTGATGCGATGGCGGCCGAGTTTTACGCCCGCCTGCTTTTCTCCTGTATTGTGGATGCTGACCGACTCGATAGCGCGTATTGGCCGGCTCTGCCGCCCGCCGATGCACCGCTGGAAGCTGCCGTTCTAATGGCTGCTGTGCAGGCCGAGCGCACCCGAAAGGGCTCGGAAAACCCGCACAGTCCACTTGCCCCCACCCGTAATCGCATTTTCGAGACCGCTATCGACCGTGCTGTTCTCCCCACGGGCTTTTTCTCACTCACCGTGCCTACCGGCGGCGGGAAAACTCTGGCGTCGATGGCCTTCGCCCTCGCCCATGCACGCCAGCACGGGCTGCGGCGCATCATCGTCGTCATTCCTTATCTCTCCATCATTGAGCAAAATGCGGCTGAATACCGGCGCATCTTCGGCGCTGACGTCGTTCTGGAAAACCACTCCGGCGTGACCCCTGCCGACGACGCCAGCGAGGAAGAGCGCTCCCGTCTCGAACTCGTTGCGGAAAACTGGGATGCCCCGGTTATCGTCACCACCTCAGTTCAGTTCATCGAATCGCTCTTTGCCGCCAGCCCAACGCGTTGCCGCAAACTTCACCGTATCCCGCGCTCGGTGGTCATCTTTGACGAAGTGCAAACGCTGCCCGCCCACCTGCTCGCGCCGACCTTTAATGTCCTGCGTGAGCTGGCCACGAACTACGGAACCAGCTTCGTTTTTTGCTCGGCCACCCAGCCCGCCTTTCGCCGCTGTGCCTCGCTACCGGACGGGTTTCTGCCGACTGAATTGCGTGAAATCGCCCCCGACCCTGACGAGCTTTTCACTCAACTGCGCCGGGTTACCTACCGGCTCCCCGCTCCCGGAGAAACCGTGGACTGGCCCGCGCTCGCCGCCCGTCTCTCCTCTACTCCACAGGTGCTCTGTGTCGTCAACCTCACCCGCCATGCCCGCGAGCTCTGGGAGCAACTCAGCTTGCGCCTGCGTGAACTCCACGGTTTTGACCAGCAGCCCGAGGAAGCGCCGATTCATCTTTCCTCATCGATGTGCGCCCAGCAGCGGCTCGCGCTGATCGACCGCATTCGCGAGCGCCTGCGCAGCGGCCAACCTTGCCGGGTCGTTTCCACCCAGCTCATCGAAGCGGGCGTCGATGTGGACTTCCCTGAAGTCTGGCGTGCGCTTGGGCCGTTGGATTCGATCGTGCAAGTTGCCGGTCGTTGCAACCGCGAGGGCCGTCGTCCGACCGGCAACGTTCATGTTTTTTGCCCCGCCGACCACAAACAGCCTCCCGGCGTCTATCGCGCCGCCTCCGATCAAGCGGCGCTCACCTTGGCTGCTTTGGGTGACACGGCCACCGCCGCCGAGCGACTCGCTACCTCCGGCGACATTTTCCCCGGTTATTTTCAGTCGCTCTATCAGGTGGTGAACACCGACCACGCCAAGCCCGGTGAAGCGACCATCCAGGAGGACCGCAGTTACCTGCGCTACCGTGATGTCGCCCGCAAAGCCCACGTCATCGAGGACTCCGGCACCCCGGTTATTGTCGCCGGTGACCTTCGCGGCGGCGAGTGGGCGGCTCCACTCATTGAGGAGATCCGCACGCGCATCCTTGCCCCCGGCCAACGACGGTTCGAGCGCGATGACCTGCGTCGGCTCCAGCGCTTTATGGTCAACGTGCGCCACCACAAATTTCAGTTGCTCCTTTCCCGTCAACTCGTCCGCCCCCTTTTGCCCAACCTCGAACTCTACGTCCTCGACACCGCCTGTTACCATCCGGCGCTCGGCCTGCTCTTGGACAATCTCCCTCCCGACGATTTTACCGTATGA
- the glnD gene encoding [protein-PII] uridylyltransferase: MGRIHKHARERLNFVGEVPTPTRLSACKTFLRLESAMIRMRHDAGESGLPVASARSAMIDVMLSHLFDYAIASYERLNGKLPAPVSLLAIGGYGRSELSPHSDIDIMFLFPSKVKEAVIKPLQAHLTNDILYILWDCGLKVGHSTRTIDEVFIEARKDIQNKTALLEARLVAGSTTLFEGFVQSYRAYYTIEDPKGYIGSRLEDQRSRRAKHGDSVFLQEPDIKNGVGGMRDYQNVIWMARVKLGISELKELADQQYLRQNELRDFRRAYEFLHRVRNELHLQKKRPTDVLDLEAQPRIALGLGYTNSNMLGRVEQFMRDYYRAAQTIYRISRTVESRLALTVEKPSRFQSFRDLVRSRRYERAKHLDGFVLRNQELSAETPNVFRDDRARMIRVFRHCQSLDAQMDPALQALIRESLPLITRKVSELADANISFKAILGESGNVYPTLALMHELGVLGRFIPEFDGLTCLVQHEYYHRYTADIHTLNAIRELDRIFTEAEPITLKYRAALHETGEPTLLYLILLLHDIGKARGIQGHAESGVVIALPILKRLGVSPESSELVTFVIKNHLIMARFWQKRDVDDPNTAAAFAELVPDTDKLRQLYVHTFCDARGTAEGLWNGYKDALHTSLYAATLDHLVHGPTLVTRNSERLQMTFQKLVSQKLGDLSEDEISAHFNLLPERYFIHTDEAEITLHLRMVNRLLKSINEANSMASLRPVIEWKDDLNRSLTVVNIVTWDRAGLFYKLAGAFSVAGLSILGAKVISRADHIAIDTFYVVEPNRGIVQNAKAQEIFARTVEEALVSNKDLYPDIVAQARKLPAPRYIAVTKGDLHHGSFPPTVEVYHELSMQRTIVEVQARDQIGLLFRLAKTISDHGYDITFARIGTERGIAIDTFYIDNTPAEADAPSDTARLHGLRDALAAIIAPAEPVEPGASGHTPAAITF, encoded by the coding sequence ATGGGCCGCATACATAAACACGCGCGTGAGCGCCTTAACTTCGTCGGCGAAGTCCCTACCCCCACGCGGCTTTCGGCCTGCAAGACTTTCTTGCGCCTCGAAAGCGCCATGATCCGGATGCGCCACGACGCCGGCGAATCAGGCCTGCCTGTGGCCAGCGCCCGCAGTGCCATGATCGACGTGATGCTGTCGCATTTATTCGACTACGCCATCGCCTCCTACGAGCGGCTTAACGGCAAATTGCCCGCACCCGTTTCGCTGCTCGCCATCGGCGGCTACGGGCGCAGCGAATTGAGCCCGCACAGCGACATCGACATCATGTTCCTGTTTCCGTCCAAGGTGAAGGAGGCGGTCATCAAACCGCTTCAGGCGCACCTCACCAACGACATTTTGTACATCCTCTGGGATTGCGGTCTTAAGGTGGGGCATTCCACGCGGACCATCGACGAGGTCTTCATCGAAGCCCGCAAGGACATCCAAAACAAAACCGCCCTGCTCGAAGCCAGGCTGGTGGCGGGCTCGACCACGCTGTTCGAGGGCTTTGTGCAAAGCTACCGGGCCTATTACACGATCGAAGACCCCAAGGGCTACATCGGTTCCCGGCTGGAAGACCAGCGCAGCCGTCGGGCTAAACATGGCGACTCGGTTTTCCTCCAGGAACCCGACATCAAAAACGGCGTCGGCGGCATGCGCGACTACCAGAACGTGATCTGGATGGCGCGGGTGAAACTGGGCATCAGCGAACTCAAGGAGTTGGCCGATCAGCAGTATTTGAGGCAAAATGAGCTGCGGGATTTCCGCCGCGCCTACGAGTTCTTGCACCGCGTCCGCAACGAGCTGCACCTGCAGAAAAAACGCCCCACCGACGTGCTCGACCTAGAAGCGCAACCACGCATTGCCCTCGGGCTGGGTTACACCAACAGCAACATGCTCGGACGGGTCGAGCAGTTCATGCGCGATTATTACCGCGCCGCGCAGACCATTTACCGCATTTCGCGCACCGTGGAGAGCCGTCTTGCCCTCACGGTTGAAAAACCCAGCCGGTTCCAATCCTTCCGCGACTTGGTGCGCTCGCGCCGCTATGAGCGCGCCAAGCACCTCGACGGCTTCGTCCTGCGTAACCAAGAACTGAGTGCGGAAACCCCCAATGTGTTTCGCGACGACCGCGCACGCATGATCCGCGTTTTCCGCCACTGCCAAAGTCTCGACGCGCAAATGGACCCGGCACTGCAGGCCTTGATACGCGAATCGCTCCCGCTGATCACGCGCAAGGTCTCGGAGTTGGCCGATGCGAACATCAGTTTCAAGGCGATCCTCGGCGAGTCGGGTAACGTTTATCCGACGCTCGCGCTCATGCACGAGTTGGGGGTGCTGGGGCGCTTCATCCCCGAATTCGACGGGCTGACCTGCTTGGTGCAGCATGAATATTATCACCGGTACACGGCGGACATTCACACGCTCAACGCCATCCGCGAGCTGGACCGCATTTTCACCGAGGCCGAGCCGATCACGCTCAAGTACCGCGCCGCGCTGCATGAAACCGGCGAGCCCACGCTGCTTTATCTGATCTTGCTGCTGCACGACATTGGCAAGGCCCGGGGCATCCAAGGCCACGCGGAAAGCGGCGTCGTGATTGCCCTGCCGATCCTGAAACGCCTCGGCGTCAGCCCTGAAAGCAGCGAATTAGTCACCTTCGTCATTAAAAATCATCTCATCATGGCACGCTTTTGGCAGAAGCGGGATGTAGATGACCCCAATACCGCCGCCGCATTTGCCGAACTGGTTCCCGACACCGACAAGCTCCGTCAACTCTACGTGCACACGTTTTGCGACGCCCGCGGCACTGCCGAAGGACTCTGGAACGGCTACAAAGACGCGCTCCACACCAGCCTCTATGCCGCCACCCTCGATCACCTGGTCCACGGCCCCACACTGGTCACGCGCAACTCGGAACGCCTGCAAATGACCTTCCAAAAACTAGTTTCGCAAAAACTGGGCGACCTCAGCGAGGACGAGATCTCAGCGCACTTTAACCTGCTGCCCGAGCGGTATTTCATCCACACCGACGAGGCTGAGATCACCCTACACCTGCGCATGGTTAACCGCCTGTTGAAATCCATCAACGAGGCCAACTCGATGGCCAGCTTGCGCCCCGTCATCGAGTGGAAGGACGACCTCAACCGCTCCCTCACCGTGGTCAATATCGTCACCTGGGACCGCGCCGGGCTGTTCTACAAATTGGCCGGTGCCTTCAGCGTGGCCGGACTCTCGATTCTCGGCGCCAAGGTGATTTCGCGCGCCGACCACATCGCCATCGACACGTTTTACGTGGTCGAACCCAACCGCGGCATCGTCCAGAACGCCAAGGCTCAGGAAATTTTTGCGCGCACCGTTGAAGAGGCATTGGTCAGCAACAAGGACCTCTATCCCGACATCGTTGCGCAGGCCCGCAAGCTGCCTGCTCCGCGGTATATTGCTGTCACTAAAGGCGATCTCCACCACGGCTCGTTCCCTCCCACCGTGGAGGTTTACCACGAGCTTTCGATGCAGCGCACCATCGTCGAAGTCCAAGCCCGCGACCAGATCGGCCTGCTTTTCCGTCTGGCCAAAACCATCAGCGATCATGGCTACGATATCACCTTCGCGCGCATCGGCACGGAACGTGGCATCGCCATTGACACCTTCTACATCGACAACACCCCAGCCGAAGCCGACGCGCCCTCCGACACCGCTCGCCTGCATGGCCTGCGCGACGCCCTCGCCGCGATCATAGCCCCAGCCGAGCCCGTCGAACCCGGCGCCTCTGGTCATACTCCGGCAGCCATTACGTTCTGA
- a CDS encoding GAF domain-containing protein, translating into MDAVTDPRADRALYRISSLAGRIDDPREALNAILTVTIETLHAFSGSISLLNPDTGKLEIDVQQGLCSDADEITLRLGQGITGWVAFHGRPQLVTNVAADPRYVSIRKEVRSEMAAPMVEIGGQILGVINVDSDRLGGFDEVDLALLIRISEEATAVMQRLWQLRHLKGKARQLESLITIGQSLVGKLEQQELFDTITRDARIITNTCACAFYLYNAPRDTLSLISLTTTAAPPLPAPELPVASCLLSAALHTRRQIEFLNIQSPEFRDVVDMPADPTLRSLLAAPVIYENEVIGVLAVFTDHIHRFNNDEKRLLAALASLGAVALQNSRLYSRVFQSEESLRKNEQLTTLGLLAAEIAHEIRNPLTVIKLLFGYLDLDFPANDPRRTDVRVISEKLDQLEAIVSRVLNFAKAPSSLHSRWALTDMVGDTIVLIRLKLAQSKIQLRFEPPPRPLVVEVHKGQIQQVLLNLLINSTQAMHDGGKITIRCTTETRSETEFALIDITDTGRGIPEELRAHIFDSFLSGRTDGTGLGLAIAKRIMLSHYGDITLLESGPTGTTLRLSLPLVT; encoded by the coding sequence ATGGACGCCGTCACCGATCCGCGCGCCGATCGCGCCCTTTATCGCATCAGTAGCCTAGCCGGACGAATCGATGATCCGCGTGAGGCGCTCAATGCCATTCTCACGGTCACCATCGAAACCCTGCACGCCTTCTCCGGCTCGATTTCCCTGCTCAACCCCGACACCGGGAAACTCGAAATCGACGTCCAACAAGGCCTGTGTAGCGATGCCGACGAGATTACGCTTCGCTTAGGACAAGGCATCACCGGCTGGGTCGCCTTTCATGGCCGCCCCCAACTCGTGACCAACGTGGCCGCCGATCCGCGCTACGTCTCCATTCGCAAAGAGGTGCGCAGTGAAATGGCCGCGCCCATGGTCGAAATCGGCGGGCAAATTCTCGGGGTGATTAACGTGGACAGCGACCGCTTGGGCGGCTTCGACGAAGTCGACCTCGCTCTGCTTATTCGCATCAGCGAAGAAGCCACGGCGGTCATGCAGCGGCTCTGGCAATTGCGCCACCTTAAGGGCAAGGCCCGCCAGCTCGAATCCCTCATCACCATAGGCCAATCGTTGGTGGGTAAATTAGAGCAGCAGGAGCTTTTTGATACGATCACCCGTGACGCCCGCATTATCACCAACACCTGCGCCTGCGCCTTTTACCTGTATAATGCGCCCCGCGACACCCTCAGCCTGATCTCGTTAACCACCACCGCAGCCCCCCCCCTGCCCGCTCCCGAGCTGCCCGTCGCCTCCTGCCTGCTGTCCGCCGCCCTGCACACCCGCCGCCAGATCGAATTCCTCAACATCCAATCCCCCGAGTTTCGCGACGTGGTCGATATGCCGGCGGACCCCACGCTGCGCTCGCTGCTCGCCGCTCCCGTTATTTACGAAAACGAGGTCATCGGCGTACTCGCCGTGTTCACCGACCACATCCACCGCTTCAACAACGACGAAAAGCGCCTGCTCGCCGCCCTCGCCTCCCTCGGTGCCGTGGCGCTGCAAAACTCACGCCTCTACTCCCGTGTTTTCCAAAGCGAGGAGTCGCTGCGCAAAAATGAGCAGCTCACCACCCTCGGCCTGCTCGCCGCCGAGATCGCCCACGAAATCCGCAACCCCCTCACGGTCATTAAACTGCTCTTCGGCTACCTCGACCTGGATTTTCCCGCCAACGACCCCCGCCGCACCGATGTTAGAGTTATCAGCGAAAAACTCGACCAGCTCGAAGCCATCGTCTCGCGGGTGCTCAATTTCGCCAAGGCCCCCTCCAGCCTCCACTCGCGCTGGGCCCTGACCGATATGGTCGGCGACACCATCGTGCTCATCCGCCTCAAACTCGCACAGAGCAAGATCCAGCTCCGCTTCGAGCCACCGCCACGTCCCTTGGTCGTCGAAGTCCACAAAGGCCAGATCCAGCAGGTGCTGCTCAACCTGCTCATCAATTCTACTCAGGCGATGCACGATGGGGGCAAGATCACCATTCGCTGCACGACTGAAACACGCAGTGAAACCGAGTTTGCGCTCATCGATATCACCGACACCGGACGCGGTATACCCGAGGAATTAAGGGCGCACATTTTCGACTCGTTTCTCTCGGGCCGCACAGACGGCACGGGGCTGGGCTTGGCCATCGCCAAACGGATTATGCTTTCCCACTACGGCGACATTACCTTGCTCGAATCCGGCCCGACTGGCACCACCCTGCGGCTCTCACTCCCACTCGTTACTTAA